The Mauremys reevesii isolate NIE-2019 linkage group 1, ASM1616193v1, whole genome shotgun sequence genome segment GTTGGGAATAGTTCTCTGTTTGACCATTTGAATGTAATCAGctccatttttttattttccactccTCTATTATACACCCCCTTCCTTGTCtcctctctaaactaaacagtcccagacgTTTCAGTCTGTCTGCATATAGCAgcttcccccatttccccagcctctTGGAAACCCCCTTCCGATCTGCAATAACCTTTATAGAACAAAACTGAGTGTATGTCCAGAGCAAGTTATTCCCCATCCCATTCCATAAGCATCCGATCATTGCTTTTGTTTTGGCCACTTTGGGGAATGAGCAGGTCCATTCCATTGAGCTGATATCAGTGATGCCAGGTCTTTTCCCTGAGGTATGTTCTACCTGGGATATTCCCCCCGGTACATGTCTGCACACAGATTTGGGTTTTTTCCACTTTCAGATTTTGAGCAACCAGGTAAACGGGGAACTCCCTACATAATGGATTCTCTAGCCTGGGCTTCACTACATTAAGGAACAATGACAGATAACCAGTATCCATACTCGTAtttcctgctgctgcctgttAAGAGTTCCCGCATCACCTAATGTAGGAATTATTTATGCATGGAGCACCATCAAATATGGAAGTGGCATTATTAGGGTCAGTTTTTCATAATTCATTTATCTGATTAATGAAAATGTCACTTCTCAGTGTCTGAAAAGCAACCAATCTGCTTCCCCCATAAGAACAGCCTCCAGTTGTGCATTTGTGTCTCATATTCACATTGTCTCCCACCTAGGAATTTGGACTGCGACCATTACCCGAGACCCTGGGCACATACAGAAAGTCCAGTGAATGTACAGTACATTCAGGAGACACTTCCCCTGCCTCAGAgctggacaccttctcccctactccatgtcagattccaacacaactgacttcaccaacccctccaccttcatcctgctgggcattcctggtcTGGAGGCAGCCcacgtctggatctccatccccttctgcaccatgtatgcCATAGCtgtcttggggaacttcaccaccCTGTTAATAGTGAagagggagccgagcctccattggcccatgtactatttcctctgtaTGCTGGCCGTCACTGACCTAGCCCTATGCACGTGCACAATTCCCAAAATgttgagcatcttctggttcaactccagggagatcgatttcagtgcctgcctcactcagatgtacttcattcactgcttctcagtggtggagtctgggatctttgtggccatggcttttgatcgctacgtggccatctgtgatcccctgagacattccaccacccTGACAAATTCCATGGTGGTCAAGATTGGCTTTGCCATGGTGCTGCGTGGTGGCATGCTTGTACTGCCTGGTTTCCTTCTGGTaaggcagtggccatattgcagaaccaacatcatcccccactcgTACTGCGAGCACATGGCCCTGGTGAATCTGGCCTGCGGTGACATCCgcatcagtagttactatggcctcTTTGTGGCATTCTTTGTGACTGGtgtggatgtgttttttatcgcCGTATCCTAtgtccagatcctcagggccatcttcagccttcccacaaaggacgcccggctcaagacttttgggacctgcagctcccacctctgtgtcatcttagcCTTTTATATCCCaggtctcttctccttcctcacgcagcggtttggccacaatgtgcccctgcatttccacaTTATCATGGCCAACATGTACCTTCTAGTGCCCCCCACGCTGAATcccatcatctacggggtgaggaccaaacagatccgggacaaACTGCTCCATTTCTTTACTCATAAGGGGACTTAAaattttctcctggtgctctggctctcagaccgagCTCTGTGCAAATCTGGCTGGTAACATAGTGCTGggccctcttccctgaatcacttatTTAACAGTCAAAAAgacattaaatcctttcctgGCCTTACAGTGTTCAACTCCTTAAATCATCGGGATGCCACCTTTCTAATTTCTGTTAAATGGACCACTGAGGCTCTGATCTCTGCACAATTTCATCCTCcaatgcccagcccctgctccacatCTCACCTCAGAttcaaattctcaccagcaactgcataccacacaacaaaacaataacccaagaaccaatccctgcaacaaacgctgttgccaactctgcccgcatatctattcaagggacaccatcataagacctaatcacatcagccacaccatcagaggctcattcacctgcacaacTACtgatgtgatatatgccatcatgtgccagcaatgcccctctgccatgtacattggccaaaccagatgcaaaagaataaatggacacaaatcagacatcaagaattttaacattcaaaagccagtaagagaacacttcaatcaccctggacattcaataacagactttaaagtggcaattcttcaacaaaaaaacttcaaaaacaaacccCACTGAGAAACtgtagaactggaattaatttgcaaactggacaccatcaaattaggcctgaataaagactggctttatggaaatatgcttagactgtgttttatgctacatatgccatgtaacatatctcaaaggttatgatttactgaatgtattaatcctatctgtatgcatgtatcattattcaaagttatgaatgttggctgtgtactggtttgatttctaaataaccttagtcgagcatttggtcagttcctggaggaaggaatgttgaaattaagtacctagtcaagaaacacttaaaggataatgtatcttggaatgctccaatccacataagaagtctacttgaggatgttcaaggtagcatgtaaacaatggctgctgcctgtaaaaacttgtgacttgcccaggtgactcctaaactccatcttggagctggactttgcatagaaaggaggaggggggtctccacccacaagagaaagtctatttaaacctctgggacacccctccattttgtcttcatctggcgaaagagggagcctctccactccccaggatacttgaaaaaaactggaacaaaggacagtaactatagGTGGTGTGTGTGATTGCTGAACCCAGGCTAAAATGAGTTTAGTCTGTAAAATGGAGcgttctggaactggtgaggatcgtatctgtattcagtttgattagacatagatttgcgcattttattttgcttggtgacttactttgttctgtctgtcactacttcaaaccacttaaatcctactttctgtatttaataaaatcgctttttacttattaattaactcagagtctgtattaatacccgggggagaaaacagctgtacatagctctctatcagtgttatggagggtgaacaatttatgagtttatcctgcataagctttatacagggtaaaacggatttatttgggtttagaccccattgggagatggggatctgagtgttaaagacaagcacacttctgtgagctgttttcagctAAACCTGCAActgtggggcaagtaattcagactctgggtctgtgttggagcagacgggcgtgtctggctcagcaagacagggtgctggggcaccGAGCTGGCATGGAAATCAGGGGTAGAGGTactcttggcacatcaggtggcagctccccaggggggttctgtgatcgaacccatcacagtggcgtagtcggcaggatatgaacagctgattgctttgagggacagctagtgattttaagtgagttttaaatGTGGTgcctggagaacagacaaagtggttactggtttgttattttctgtttgcttatttcgggtAAAAGAAgtaggggcagaagtagtcttggcacatggagtggcagctcccaagtttctgtgatccaacccatcacagaagGACTGGGACCAAAGACTGCCATTTATCCTGATGGCTATAAGGGGTTCCGTGGCATCATATGGAGTAACTCCATTCAAGGAGATGACTGGGAGAGATATGTGTCTCCCAGAACAGTGGTGGGTGGATGGAACACCACGTGACAACCTACAACCCTGCATCCTCATGGACCAATGGATGCAAATCTCAGTCCCATCTTGGCAGGACATGTTAGAATCTGTAACAAGGCCAGTCTCACTGTCTATTAGCTGGAAATTTGGTCAGGAAAGAAAAACATACTGAAGTGGCTTCACTCCTCACAGCTAAAACGAGGGAAGGGAAACCATCCCAGTCAGTCTTAGACGAGAGGGATGCCTATTTTTGGTTCCTGGAGGAGGAGAGCATAATTACTCATGGGAAATGGGAATCCGAAGTAGAAACAGATAGTGACCTGACAATTCCTCGGAGTCAGAAGAGGAGGAGTTAAGTCCAGAGCTGGAGGTAATAGAGGAAGCTCAAGAAGTCCCAgatgaaaatataaatataaccCAAGTAATTGTTGAAATTAAAACAGCAGAAAGTGAATTAAATGCAATAAACGACCCTAGTTGTCATGGGCAAATATTTGGGCCCCAGCACTAGACCCAGATAATCCCAGTGTGGGAGAAACATGATTCAGACATCAGTGAGTCTGAATAAATGTGAGCTTTGAAATGCTTTACCACTCCCTCCTTCttaaaagggggaggagggagagtctatttttgttttgtgtgtggaaCGGGAGGAGCAGTCCATAACAGCATTAATGAGGTGGTGCTTGCAAACAAGATGAATGCAATGGGAGCTCATATAAAAGATTTGGTTACACTTATTAAGGTGTCATTTAATCAGTTAATCTCTCTGCATTCCTATGTAGCAAATATCttagagggatggggaaaaaccTAAGAGGGAGACCATTACCACCTCTTGCAGGCTGTTGGCACTCTGCAAACTAACACTTCTTTAGCTATGGCATGTATGCAAATGCAAGTATGGATGATTGATGTAGTAAAATATATGATTTGCGATGGTATGAATGGGGTGCTCCCAATAGAAATCAGAAGCATCATTTGGAAAAATTCCACCCAAACTGAAAGAATTACAGGCCTGGTGGAAAATGCTAAATTTCCCCTATAATGAAGAGTCAGAGGAAATCGTGGTCTGTTTTGCTAATGTCCCAAGCAGAAATAAAATGGGTTTCTCCCATTGTGGCTTTAGGCCTCAATATTAATCAGACCATAATGGAACCCTCCAACCTCAGGATGTATGTTTGGAAATAGCTGAAAGAAAATGTCTTTATGCTATTAAGGCATTTGTAAGTAATAATTCTGTGTTTGTGTATCTGGGGAATCATTGTGTATGTCTTAAAAGTTCGTGTCCTATGCGTCTTGTTAATTTTGTGCATAATCCTTATAAGAATAGATGTTTTTGTTATATTGTTGCAATTAGGGGATGTGATTTTGAATATAATGTACCTGAATTTAAGTATAGCCAGTTAAAAGTgttgtatattttatattttttttgtaaaatctgTGCCCCTTGGAATGAATTTAACTGCTTTACAAATATTGCTTGGACACTCTGATTTACAGAACCAGCTATCCACTGAAAAACAGGAAGGGCGCAGAGTCATGGTTACCGTACATCCCAATGCCAATGAAATTAAATGGGTATTTGCAAGAATTGGCCAGGACCTGTCACACCACTGGTGGGAAGTGTTATTGGGATGGTCCCCCACTGGCACAGGCATCCTGAATTTAGCCCTACACCCATCATAGCAATCTTGGGGTGCCAAATAGTAGTGTTTTTTGTTACCAGCCTAATGACATGCTGGACCGGGAGCAAAATCTGGCAATTGCAAGTCCCCCAACAGATGAGTCAGTGGTTACTGCCACCGGCACTCAGACCCCCAGGAAGAGAACATATTGAACTTGTCACCCCTCCCTCAAATGAAAGAGTAGGCTAAAATGACCGCTTGTTAGTTGCTATGCTGGTGTGCTAAGTATGGGATGCCAACAAGAAGATCATTTGCTCGGTCTCAGCTGAAAGTCTTGAACTTTCATTGGATCTCAACTCAGGTGCATCCAGGAAAGGTGTAACAGTGATAAGGTAAAGCCCCCCTGATGTGGAAGGTGACCTTTAAGGAGGAGAAACTGTacagggagattttggcaaaccagtaaagttcCTAAACCACTATCGCTTGTTGCTAACAGTAGCCAATTTAGCAGGCCGTACTGaaccactgttgtgtgttgcCGACAGTAGTTAAGTTAGACGGCCAAACTGAACCATTCTTGCTAAAAGTAGCCAAGTCAGCAGGTCATAAATTGGTCATGCATGTGGCTAACTTAAGGACACTGCCAGAGAAGCATcaagtctttttcttttttataaacaactaaaaaaatcatccaaagcacaggacttgatggtgatgggggacttcaaccacccagacatctgttgggaaaataacacagcagggcacagattatccaacaagttcttggaatataTTGGACACATTTTCTTTTACTTCAGAAAATCAAGATGGCTActaggagagaggctgttctagatttgaatttgacaaatagggaggaactggttgagaatttgaaagtggaaggaagCTTGGGTGggagtgatcatgaaatggtagagttcatgattctaaggaatgggagatgggagaacagcaaaataaagacaatggatttcaagaaggcagcctttagcaaactcagggagttggtggtAAGATCCCAAGAGAAGCAAGTCTTAGAGGAAAAGCAATTgcagacagttggcagtttttcaaagagacattattaagggcacaagagtaaAGTATCcaactgcataggaaagataggaagtatgggaagaaaccaccctggcttaaccaggagatcttcaatgatctaaaaataaaaagagagtgctacaaaaagtggaaactaggtcaaattaaaaaaggatgaatataaaaataTAGCACAGGTATGTAGGGACATCCAGGacttccatggtagcattctctgaaatgttcctgtaatgccaacagaccccggtcatcagcgggtgggatcaaacctgggactgcTGGAGCTTAGTACATAATCCTGTACCACaagagctaaaagccaactgcctctTAGCTAAGGCCGTAGAGCACACTCATAAATCTTCTTTCTATCTTCCTCTCTCTAactggtctcagtgccactagatggggcaGATCACCACACCCACTTCCACTCAGAAGGCCAGTTAGACAAGCAgagctgcagggtctcaatgtgtggatgagacgatggtgtaggcaGGTAGGGTTTAGCGTTATTACGAACTGGAGAAACTTTTGGCAAagagggagcctatacaggaaggatggtctccacctgtcataggtttattccccactttgaactttagcattcacaagatggggacctgcatggactcctctaaacttaaatcctagtttagatctagtacgctgccaccaactagagattccagtgtctagtacactccctattcccccaaaactttccctggggaacacagattcaaactccttgaatctcaacacaaaggaaaataaagcattcccccctcccctctcctagtcctttggagagatacctggattcaaattccttgaatcaaacaaagagggattcacttttccccctccccttcccctgaaaatccaaacaagggaagaaatcaatcaagttctaaaaagaaaagattttattaaagaaagaaaaaaaagtacactatctctgtaataccaggatggaaaatattttacagggtctaacttataaacctggaaaggcttcccccctccttttctcagaataatcaaagtaacagcaaacagaaataaagatatttcttcagcaaacacacaattgcaaatgtagaaaattaattataaggctagttcgcctttctaatactcactaaactgaatagaagaaaatacttcaggaaaccttggagaacttgaagatatATCtagcctctcttagatccaaaaagagaacggcaatccaaacaaaggacacagacaaagacttccctccacagagatttgaaattatcctgttccttgattggtcctctggtcaggtgttcatcaggttactgagcttgttaaccctttacaggtaaaagagaccttaatcCTTATCAATTTATGAcaccacctaaaccaaaatggaaccagattgctggcactcaGAAAGATCATAGAGCAGTTTTAACACTaaaggctgggggaaagccggCAGATGCAGAGGACCATGTGGTTCCGGCaaagacatcccttaggggaggttCTATTAATGGAGAGTCCCTATGTCCTAGTgaggaggagaggatagaagatgataaaatacagctaggatctgatgagaaacagtcaaattaaaaaaaaagtctcatccaATTACATCATATAATGGCAGACAGTTAAAACACGACAATTTTCTAAAGTGCTTATATTCCAATGCTACAGGTGTAAATAATATGGGAGAACTAGAGTGTCCCATATTAAATTAGGATTATTTGTATAATAGgcataacagaaacttggtggaatgaggataatcaatgggacacagtaataccacagtacaaaatatatcagaagggcagaataggtcatgctggtggggagaTATTATCGACCACCCAACTATGATGGttatagtgactgtgaaatgctcagggagattagagaggatataaaaattttaaaaaaaatcctcaataATAATGGTTGATTTCAACcatctccatattgactgggtacatgccacctcaggaagggatgcagagataagaACCCACAAGATAAGAGGCAATTGTTGATTTAGTCCAAAGTGGAGcaaaggatctggtccaagaggtgaatatacctggaccgcttggtaatagtgaccagaATATAactaaatttaatatccctgtggcagggaaaacagccCAGCAGTCCAGAACTATAgtgtttaatttcagaaagggggacttcacaaaaataaggaagttagttaaacagaaattaaaaggtacagtgccagaatgaaatccctgcaagctgcatggaaagtttttaaagggaccataatagaggctcaaattaaatgtatccCCAAATTAAACAACATAGAGAACCCAAAAAGAGCCCCAGTgcctaaacaacaaagtaaaagaagcagtgagatgcaaacaggtgtcctttaaaaagtggaagttaaatcctgttgaggaaaataaaaaggagcataagctctggcaaatgaaatgtaaaaatataattaggaaggccaaaagaGAATTTGAAGAAAAACTAGCCAAAGTCTCAAAAAGTAAGATCAATtattgtaagtacatcagaagcagcaagtctgctaaacaaccggtggggccactggatgatcaagatgttAAAGAAGCAGTGAAGGGCAATatggccattgtggagaaactaaatgaattctttgcattggtctctATGATGGAGgacgtgagggagattcccaaacctgagccagtctttttaggtgaagaatcatagaatcataggactggaagggaccacgaGAGGTCTTTGAGTCCATTCCCCTGAACTCACGGCAGGACCAGCACCATCTaggaactatcccagattgaggttTATTACAGGAGGTTTGGAAACaatttgataaactaaacagcaataagtgaccaggaccagatagtattcaaCTAATCATTCTGAAGGAagccaaatgtgaaattgcagaattactaactgcagtctgtaagttaaatcagcttctataccaatttttaaaaagggcttcagAGGTGACACTGGCAATTACAGGACAGTAAGCTTGACTTTAGTactggcaaactggttgaaactatagtaaagaacaaaattgtcaaactatagtaaagaacaaaaaactatagtaaagaacataaATGAGCATAACTTGTTGGGGAGAGTCACCattgtttttgtaaagggaaatcacgcctcaccaatctactagaattttttgtGGGGGCAACAAGCCTGTGGAAAAAGGGAATTCAGTGGATATAGTCTACTCAGatcttcagaaagcctttgacaaggtccctcaccaaaggctcttaagaaaaggaagctgccatgggataagagggaaggttctctcatggattggcaAAAGGTTAAGAGATAGAAGataaaaggtaggaataaatggacagttttcaaaatggaaagaggtaaatagtggtgcccccagggatctgtactgggcccagtagTATtccatatattcataaatgatctggaagaagggataaacaatgaggtggcaaaaattgcagatgatataaaactactccaggtagttaagacccaggcaaaCTGCAAACTGttacagaactgggtgactggacaacaaagtggcagatgaaataaaatgttgatcaatgcaaatTAATGggcattggaaaacataatcccaactatactttTAAAATGATCGGGTGTAAATTGgccgttaccactcaagaaagaaagcttggagtcattgtagatagttctatGAAAatgtccactcaatgtgcagtggcagtcaaaaaagtgaacacaatgttgggaataattaaggaAGAGAAAGATagtgagacagaaaatattatattgcctccatataaatccatgggatgCCCACATCTTGCATACTGAACGCAGatagatgtggtcaccccatctcaacaGAGATACATTGGATTTGGAAATGGtaaagagaagggcaacagaaattattaggtttatggaacagcttctgtatgaggaaagAGTAAAATGACTGGTAATTTTTTGCTTCAAAAAGACACGATTAAAGGCCCGTATGGCCATGCTAATGTTTTTAGATCATTCTGAAAATGCTAATGACCCATTAGACAGAGGGTAGGAGGCAATTCCTCAGGCTGGTAAGACAGAGAAAGATGCTGAAAAGAGCTACAGGGAGAAGACATACTTTTGAGATCACAAGTCTCTAGAaaaggtagggggtggggggaggtcccagtgctgggagtggggatcaAAGGGAAAGGATAAGGCAGGGTGGATTTTTGCATGGGTATAACCCTGGGCTGAGGAAGCAGCTCCACAAGGGACTAGCCAAAGTTCAAACTTTCCTCACCAGACCCTGGCATATCAAGAACCCTAAAAGGACCTTAGATTGAGATCTCTACTGTAGAGGAcactgaggggaaaggaaaacaagCAATTTAACACATGTTAAGGTTCAGGGAGGAGTTAAAAGACACAATGGGTATTGAACAAACCAAACTGTCTAAGCAGAAGGCCTGGTATAGTAAAAATATTTGGAAACACCCACCTGTGATAAAAGATTTGGTGTTATTGTTAAATCTCATGATGGAAAGTTTGTTGCTAAGATAAGAACATTCTTatatttgtttaaagaaaaaaaatggtccTGATGGTAATTTCTGTGAGAAGATGTAACGTGCGTGATTGTTGGGAAAAGCTTTTGGACATGCTAGGAATAGTAAACAAGGAGCCCTGTGGGGATAGAGCTTCTCAGCTAACACCTGTAAACAGGCTCAAAGCttgtcacagcagggaaaccgcaaTAAACCTGATCtgtgctgtgggaggggaaactgaggcacaccaacTCATGGCACTCCTGAATATCTGTAATGAATTATCACCAGTTGGAAAAACACAATGGCTTAACAACACGGTACAGATGCAAAAGAGAGACTCTCTATAACAACCCAGAGCTtaccctatttgtatgcatgtatcatttttgtgcctaaagttatgaatattgactatgtaccagtATTCTAAATGTGTTTTCTACTGGttaacacccacaaggtagtttacatccaatctagccagcacattgttgATGAACCATTCAAGGTAATGGCCCATTAAGAAACATAATAGGCCTTAGAAGAAGCATTTACCACCTGATGGAATTTCCTGTGAACATTGTAGCCCAGATCTGGGTAATGGACCATACTATGAGTCATTGAAGcaggcaagggcatgtgaccagctcatgtgacactggactccatcttatgcctgtacttttccactaaCTGTGCGGGGAGGACTTCCACTTGGAAAAATGATATTACCTCCACGTGTCAAATGCTATGAAATAGAGAAGTGACATAATCACATGGCCTCATTCTCCCCACAGCTCAATGCCTGGAAACACATTAAGAATGAGGACTGAACTGGGGATGTGAACTCAGGTTGAAGGGATTTTTCACCTATGTATGGAAGACTGGTGGACTGTTTGTACCACCAGGgtgacactgcttgattcaaatactATCTAATGTATCAAACTTAGACTGtgattgtgtttattttttagataaccaactttgatctgttCGCTAttacttacaatcacttaaaatctatctttctctagttaataaatctgttttattatTGTCAATAGATCAGCATGGAAACATACAACACTCAAAGCTTTTCAAGCCTTTGAAGAGGAGAGAATTAATTGATTGTTAGCTGCCAGGAAAAAGCATCATACTGCTATAACTACCACAACACTCACAACTGACTTTGTTTGTCCAATCTCTTCATGAGTATGCACTTTACGCTTTGACTACAGAATCTACAAAAAGAGATAGCATGAAATTGTCATTGTCAAATCGAtggaatatatatacacacacacatacacacacctcccTAATATAGTGTGTTGTTTGAAATATAAAAGAGAAATATGCTAAGGAAATGGTGATGGTGCATTGTCCTCTCCCAACTGAGAGAGAGGGGGAATGGATAATAAAATTAGactggtcaggcttttgaccTGGGCAAGACAGAACAGCTATTGGGTCCTtggtgggggagctggggagaattGGATGGAACTTCTCCATTTTTGGCTAGTGAACTcattcatgtaactgcagc includes the following:
- the LOC120384433 gene encoding olfactory receptor 52R1-like, translating into MSDSNTTDFTNPSTFILLGIPGLEAAHVWISIPFCTMYAIAVLGNFTTLLIVKREPSLHWPMYYFLCMLAVTDLALCTCTIPKMLSIFWFNSREIDFSACLTQMYFIHCFSVVESGIFVAMAFDRYVAICDPLRHSTTLTNSMVVKIGFAMVLRGGMLVLPGFLLVRQWPYCRTNIIPHSYCEHMALVNLACGDIRISSYYGLFVAFFVTGVDVFFIAVSYVQILRAIFSLPTKDARLKTFGTCSSHLCVILAFYIPGLFSFLTQRFGHNVPLHFHIIMANMYLLVPPTLNPIIYGVRTKQIRDKLLHFFTHKGT